The DNA window TGATTTTGTTGTCACATTATATGATGCGCCGGAAAATGCCGGCGGAAGAGGCTAAACAGCTTAAATTTCCGGTTCCGTTGTGGCCAATAGCTCCAGCCCTGACAATTGCATTTATGGCATTTATCATCATGGTACTGGGCTATTTCCCCAATACACGTGTCGCACTGTTTGTTGGAATCGTGTGGATTGTGCTACTGACTGTCAGCTATTTTTTATGGGTAAAAAAATCGGGTAAGAAAACTGCCTGATAAATAAAATGGATAACGTCAATAAAAACCATCCTGTTAATGCAGGGTGGTTTTTATGTTTTTGTTACTCTGACATGAGCCTCTGAGCTTAAAATAATTCGCGCATTCAGATTGCTGATTTGTGGCATGGATCATGGCAAACTAATGCACTAATGACATTTTTGTGGTTTAGAGGTACTCGTGGATAAGATTTTTGTAGATGAAGCCGTCACAGAGCTGCATACCATTCAGGATATGCTGCGCTGGACAACCAGTCATTTCTGTGCAGCCAACATCTATTATGGTCATGGAACGGATAACCCGTGGGATGAGGCTTTGCAATTGGTTCTTCCAACACTGTATCTGCCTCTGGATATCCCAGAAAATATGATGACAGCCCGCCTGACAACCACAGAGCGCCATCGTATTGCCGAACGTGTTCTGCGTCGTATCAACGAGCGTATTCCGGTTGCTTATTTGACTAACCGGGCGTGGTTCTGTGGGCATGAATTTTATGTTGATGAGCGTGTTTTGGTGCCACGTTCGCCAATTGGTGAGTTGATTAACAATCAGTTTGCCGGGTTGATCCCACAGGAGCCATTGACCATTCTTGATTTGTGCACAGGAAGTGGCTGTATTGCAATTGCTTGTGCTCATGCCTTCCCTGAAGCGGAAGTTGATGCGGTTGATATTTCTGTTGATGCTTTGGCCGTTACTGAGCTCAATATTGAAAATCATGGACTTTTGCACCGTGTCATACCGATTCAGTCAGATTTATTCCGTGATATGCCTCCGATGAAATACGATCTGATTGTGACCAATCCGCCTTATGTGGATGAGGAAGATATGGGCGATCTGCCGGATGAATTCCACCGTGAGCCAGAGTTGGGGCTGGCAGCAGGAAGTGATGGATTGGATCTGGCGCGTCGTATTCTCGCCATAGCACCAGATTTCCTCACAGAAAAAGGGGTATTGATATGTGAAGTGGGTAACAGTATGGTTCATTTGATCGAACAATATCCTGATGTGCCATTCACATGGCTGGAGTTCGAGCATGGTGGAGATGGTGTTTTTATGCTGACACGCAAACAATTAACCGAATATCACGAATATTTCCGTCTATTTAAAGACTAATATTTTGTCATTGTGCTGATGGTTAAAGCGTTTTTTCATCAATTTAATTTAAATAAAGTTGATGAAATCAATTAGGCTTTAACCATGGGTTAGGTTATTGTTAGTCAATATCACATCATTAACATATATCTTTAACGCATAAAAAATAATGGCAGGATAGGAATGGCAGGAAACAGTATTGGTCAGTTTTTCCGTATCACAACATTTGGTGAATCTCACGGGGTT is part of the Xenorhabdus cabanillasii genome and encodes:
- the prmB gene encoding 50S ribosomal protein L3 N(5)-glutamine methyltransferase, producing the protein MDKIFVDEAVTELHTIQDMLRWTTSHFCAANIYYGHGTDNPWDEALQLVLPTLYLPLDIPENMMTARLTTTERHRIAERVLRRINERIPVAYLTNRAWFCGHEFYVDERVLVPRSPIGELINNQFAGLIPQEPLTILDLCTGSGCIAIACAHAFPEAEVDAVDISVDALAVTELNIENHGLLHRVIPIQSDLFRDMPPMKYDLIVTNPPYVDEEDMGDLPDEFHREPELGLAAGSDGLDLARRILAIAPDFLTEKGVLICEVGNSMVHLIEQYPDVPFTWLEFEHGGDGVFMLTRKQLTEYHEYFRLFKD